The sequence below is a genomic window from Lytechinus variegatus isolate NC3 chromosome 3, Lvar_3.0, whole genome shotgun sequence.
atggatagatagatagatggatggatggatagataaatagatagatagaagagATAGATAAATGAGAAAAGTGTTAATCATCAGGATTACCATTAAGCTATTTTCATTCTGTAAAATCTGAttcattttaaagaaagaattgaaaatttgattttttttctttttatgttgTCCCCATTTATTTCCGGCGTTTTATGTTCTTTTATTCCATTTTGCCTAATACTTGGCCTTAACGATcattatgtttacatgtacccTGTTGTTCTACCATTGTGTTATAACGTTGTCGTGAGAAATATGAATCTGATAGGCTGGCATTATTACCAAAGAAGTTAACATTGGGAGCAAACCTACTAATAATCGCGAAGGTTTTATACAAATAGGTCCAACTCACTTCTTAATTTTGCTTGCACCCTCTCATGCATCGCTCTGTCATCGCACTTTCCTCTCTCTCTGCCCATaatttggtttttattttttctaccaATTACATTTCCACTCCAAGATGCTTGTGATCCAACTTTAtacaattcattttgatttcgtAACCTCATTATTTCTTCGAGCTCTTAACCTCTTTCACTAAAGCTTTGTTTTAATCGAAGTGacgataaacatgataaaggccAATAAACAAATGTAAAATGGCTGATAACTAAATATGGGATCATTTAAAAAACGTATTTCCATTTTGACGTatattttgattcttgtttCTTTAGTTCCTTTGTAGCATCCGGGTAACAATTTTGTTCTGGACTTTCCCTTAAACATTTAAAAACGACATTTTAAGTAGCGCACAATATAATGGTCCAATATTGACGACAATTGAGACTTCTGAATGGATAAAGTCAGTATGaacatgattaatgaattgTCCAAAATCGCGCCTGTTACTTTTCGACATTGATTTATCCCTTATATGAAAAAGAGGTCTAGCCTTAAAACACGTTGTAAAAAACGTTGTTTAAACGTTTAAGCGCTTTTTTGAGCCCGTCACTCAAACAATCgttatttaaagttttaaacaagCTATTTAAACATTTGAACAGGTTGtttaaacaatataaaaaaaaataattgattgaaaatggaaacaaCTTGTTTTACAGTGACAAGCTTAAACATTGTCAATTTTCTATTTTACTGTGCAAGATAAGCATGACTCATAGCACCATGGTTCAATTGAAAGTGATAAGGACGATTGCATTCAAGAAGAAATGATATACAGGTCGATGAAAATCAAGTTTGaacacatttatttcaaatcaaagaaaataaataaaagatgaGGTAAAAACAGAAATTAACGTTAACTAAaatcatacaaacaaacaaaacatgaaaaaaatggacAGGAATTTTCGAAGGATAGAAGGAAATGCTAGGTTGAActaatgttatttcatatttgaacaCATTTCTTAGTCAGTGTCAATATTATTCATAATGCAACAGAGCTATCtgacacacaaaacaaatactGTATGTGTATGGCGAATAAAGATATACTGCCCAGCTTgaattcaaaattaatgaagataattttaGTTTATTAAAGCCCTTTAGAATCAAACATTTGATTTTAGACATtgtgttttccctttttttgtgtgtgtttggtGAATTGACCAAAAAGCCTCCAAATAAACTTTTGTAACTATTTCTCAATCCCATTACCTTATGCATGATGATATTAAACTAATTAGTAGGAAGTAATCCACACATAACTTAAGATAAACTTAAAATAAACAACTGCAACACCAAGGACTTTTTGAGGCCAGTATTTATAAAAGTTCTATCGTTTTCCAGACACTCCTCCGGAACATGCTTGACCAGATGGATCATGGTTGCAACTTCCTCCACTGGGGGCATATCCAGGACCTCCTCCTGGTGCTCCTGGTCCTGCTGGTCCTCCTGGGGCATAAGGGCGAGTTGGAGCGTGTGGTACTGGAATCCTTTGCCCAGGTGCATTAGGTCTATGTGCTCTTGGTCCAGGTAGGGGAGCGCGTGGCCCTCCTGCAGGTGCTCGGGGCCGAGTTGATGGAGCACGCGGTCCTCCAACGGGTACACCGGACCTGGGTACAGGAGCATGGGGTCCAGGTGCAGGTGCAAATGGTCCTACAGGTGCCCGTGGAGCGGATGGTCGCGGGCCCGGGGCATATGGACGGCCGGATACATGCGGTCCGGTTGGTGCACGGGGCCTGCCCGGAGCTCTTGGACTGCCTGGAGCACGTGGACTTCCTGGGGCACGTGGATTACCTGGAGCACGAGGCGAGCCAGGGCGAGGAGCACGTGCACCTCCACGGCTACCACCAATCCCATCAGCTCCGACAGCCCCATCAGTCCCGCCATCTCCACCAGCCCCATCAGCTCCACCAGTACCGTCTCCAGCATCAGCACCATCAACACCATCTGCGCCATCAATATCACCAGAACCGTAGTTGTAGTAATCttcaccactaccactactttCGTCACTGCCGCTTGAACCTTCACCTTCGTAATCTCCGTAGTCAGCATCAActtcaccatcataatcaccaacGTCTCCTCCATCTCCACCATCCCCACCGTCACTTGGGGAAACGGGTGCAAATCTGGTTTCGGGAACTACTGGTGCGGCTGGTGCAGCGGGGACAGGTGCAGCCGGTCTTGGTGCAACTGGGGCATATGCAGGAGCTCTCGGAGGCTGTGGTCTTGGTGCAGCGGGTACGTATGTTGGAGCACGGGGCATCGGTGGAGCAGGAGCCCGAGGAGCTTGTGCATCTGACTGCTGATCTGAACTTCCACCAGCACCGTTTCCGTCTTGAGTAAATGGGCCACTACCTCCAGGGGCTCCCGGTGCGAATCCAGGCATACCTGGAGCATGTGGGCCATGGTTTGGAGGAGATGGAGCATTTGGATAGTATTGCGGGGAATTTGGCTGGTATCCTGGAGCATATGGCACACCTGGTGCATGTGCTGGGGCAGATGGTGCATGAGGTTGTTGGGGTGGTGGAGCGTTAGGAGCTGACGGATAAGGGCCTGGAGCAGGAGCTCTCGGCGGTTGATAACCTGGGTGTCCTGGAGTGGGAGCTCTAGGTGGTTGATTTCCTGGATAGCCTGGTGCAGGAGCTCTAGCTGGAGGATAGCCTGGTGCGTGTCCCGGAGCTGGAGCCCTAGCAGGAGCCCCTCCTCCCCATGATTGTCTGTCAGCACCACAAGCGGCTCCGGGTTTCCCTAGGTCGCACGAATCTCTTGGAACTGGAAGAAAACGGGCAATCAAATGAAGATAGTAAAATAGATGCGTTAGGCTACATTCCAGACACGTAAGCTTTTTTATGGCACAACGAgaaatcaatttgttttatgctctttatttgcattcaTTCGAACATGTAAAATTATATTCACATCGACTAACACAAATAAGTTCACTAGCAGATAAAAATACATAGCTTGTACACAGCAGGGACTGGAACTAGTTTAGGTGCAGcactatcatgactatcatgactatgtggatatttttttgttaaagggattaatttcatgttttggaTAAGAATCAATAACCCTGTGAGTGAAGTGTGAGAGTCAAAACCACTAGACCATTTCGCTCTCACACCACcatattgaaaaatgaatagTTGATATATACCGTATACcacaatttaaagaaaatcttcttcttcttcgatACGTGCCGACAGACTTGCTAGTCCATATAAAGACACGGAACTAAAATACGTGGTCATGGTCTAGAGCGTACGTTGTTTTAGGTGTTTCAAAGTATGGGATCTGAAAGTGTCTATTGATCCCAACTTGATGATATCATCAGGCAGTTTATTCCAGTCTTTGCACGTACGAGGGAAATAGGAGAATTTGAAGAAGTCAGTCCTGCAATAGTTCTGTTTGAGCTGTTGGCTATTGCTCATTGGTTATAGCAGGGGGTGCTAGGGACTTTGGGATGGCCGATTGACCACACTGTATCTGCTTCATGAGGACGAGTCTCGCAGCCTCGCGCCTGTGTTCAAGCAGGTCCCAGTCAAGATCTCTCACCATGTCAGAAACGCTTGAGTGTTGGCCATAATCGTTGCAGACAAACCTGGCTGCACGACGTTGAACCATTTCCAATAGGTTGAAGTATTTGGTctatatcaattattgatattgCTTAATATATTAATAATAGAACAATGATTATATCAATTCGTTATGGAAGCACTTTGTAGCAAATAACTAAAATGAATTACTAacttaaataaaaatgtcaaagaaCTATCATAAAAGCGTAAATCATATGAATAAAGCAATGAAACTCACATCTGGGAGACGCCAAAGAGGAAACACTCAGCGATAAAATACATGACAATATAGTGACAGTCGCCCTCTGCGTCCTCATGATGAACCAATGCCTGTATAAGAAATACGAACAAATGTGAAATTACTGTCAAGTCaatcaatatattttgaagTATGTATTGCAGTATCAATTTATGGCAGCCAGTATGCTGCACAACTAAAAAGATAAATTCATGGCGAAATTTGAAACCCTTTAAGAAAGACGGTcttcaaacaaaatgaattattttattataaaaattcaataaataatattttaatgcaagatgtgtaaaaaaaaacccgaaaaaCTATAATGTAACACGAGTGCAAGGAACATAAATCCAATAGACTTACACGTGTTGTACAGTGTTCAGAATACAGTTCTTCTCTGGTATATTTCGCCGACGCTTCTTCCTcccgaaattgaaaatgttgtCTTCTCTATCTGAGCCCAGAATGTATATATACCCTCTGAGATGTGTATTTAAGTAATTATCAATTGCTCATCCACAAGGAATAATAGATAAATTGTAATAAGTTTGAGAGCGagagagaaacaaagaaatgcCAAGGAAGGGGACCCACGTGTTTGCAGCGGAAGCTGCCTGTTGTTCACGGTTATTGTTATGACAATCTACTTTGCACTGTGAACAGTAGCAACCTCGATGGCAGCTTCATGGTCAATACCGCAACTGCTTCTTACAACTTATTATTTTTAACATCCAGTTGGTTTATTTGTAATGTCTTTATCTCTTCAATGGCGTGAAAAAATCAGGAAAGTAGCTTGATATATCCCAGCCTTATAGGACAATGTAAGGAGTTAATGATATCTAAATTGTTCCCTCATAGATCATCATCGAAACTAAGACAGATGCTACGCGATGAGGAGCAATGTCAGAATCGGCCTGTTGCTAACATTCTTCTTCAAAACCATATGCGCCTGAGAGAATTAATATTAATTCATCATTTGACCAATCAAACTCTTCAACTCGAGATTCAACTTGATGTGAATGACAATGTATGTTGAAAATCATActttcaaaacatttatttatcCTTCATTGCCAAtctttattgagaaaaatcattatctttatagatctatgaaaatatattttatacattACAAACATTGAATAACAATGTGTTGAAAGATGCCCATTATTCACTTCTTGAGCTGTTTTGTTTGTCTAaacgtttattttgtttatcgtcatcttctttgtttctttgcaGTTTGATGACAATTTATACTTTGCCACTATATAAAATCATTGACATGATTGAGGTGTCTTTTCTCTCAGTTGCAACGAGAATTCAACAACTACGTTAAAAACTGTGGAGTCCCACTCACTTGTTTAGTCTTATAAAGAGCAAAGCACAGTCAAGACCACTGTGAAGCAAAAAGATTGAGGCACAATGGTATTTGAAAGGAGGGATGCAAGATGAACTATATAAAAATGACGTAAAAATAGGGGTAAATACAAAAGTTGCACAGCTTAGATTACTATTTTATGTCACTCTTTATTTGTCTCCCGTCGCGTTgcctctttttcctcttttatcaCCCCTTTTtcactaatttaaaaaaatcgcaTCAACACGTGGGTACATGAATTGGGCCCAAAGTAACGGTTTACTTTCcgatcattatttttcttcttgattttctttattgCAATAGTaggtttcattatttttttttaattttatgaaaGAGTTTGATTTTACATGTTACAAATTCATAATAATGCAAATGGCGTATATTGAATTTCATAACCAATacacattttcattaaatttataaataaatgatgacaCGCATATCTGGGTCGATCACTATTTACTTTTGATGTCAAAGACAACTTCTTATTTATCTCAAAACCTTTTActgattatttgatattatcTCTCCTTATGTAAATTAAAAACAGTACTCATTTGGAGAACTTGGACAACAACAAAGATAAGAGCAAACACAAGTTtccttcaatttcaaaatcctCCTGCAGAAAGAACTTTTAGAAATTCTTCAACAGCTGATCACTAAATTCTCGTTGTTGAAATTTGAGAAGAGTGGTTATTATCGTTATTTTGAGCTTTTGTGAAGGATAGAACTTCTCCGCACTTGACAAATTGACAAATACAGGAACGAAAAGTAAGTTCATTGTGTGCAAACCCTTCAGACATCATAGAGTAGCAATTATAATTACATGGAAGCGACTTAAGtgcattctgattggctgactGAAAGTCACGTGATTATTCGGACCATTGTGTTTCGCGTTAATATCGTTCCTTCCCGCCCTCCATTTCACTCCGTGCGCCATAGCTAAATATTCGTTTTACTCTCGTTGGCGTTTAACTTAATGGATATCAATTCCGTATCAATTACAAGTGCAATGTTGCTTCGTGTAATATGGAATACACGCATGCACTGGATGCTGTGGCTAAAAATTGAGATCGAACattaactgggcgttgtggcgtgcgcctgtaatccaagttgtggggaagttacaaattgatgcagaggttcgagccctggtcacgtctttcggatggtgacgttaaaggtcggtcacagacgtaaataatcatatgtgATTGAAACacgtctgaaaaaaaattaaaaaataatacacacaCGATCATATATCTGTTTTGATTTGCCTTAAAATAGTTCGATCGTCTATCGTCAGCATGCATTTCTTGTAAATTAGTTTCAGTGACAAAGTGTCATGGTGAATCACCAAATTGTTCTGGaccatttcataaagatgttcgtaaTATGAACTGTTTGATGTATGAATGACTTAAAAAAAGTTCTTGCGTGACACCGTGTTGTGCTAATTGATTAACCCCTATGTAGCTGACTAAGAAGATGTTCCAATCGTAAGTGTAGTCGAGAGTTACTTTATAAttacagttttatgaaacgcaCACCtggtaactacatgtactttcgATTTAGACATGTCGGAGAACCGTGAACCACACTTGCCTAGAGCATGACTGATAAGTTAGCGAGTGCGATTTTCTTCTGAAGTAACTCTGACATTGATTTAGTTTTAAAATGGTTATGTTGTCAATCGTCACATATTCAATCTTTCGCGACCTTTTTGCCATTCTGTGGCCATTCTACAGTTCTAGTTACGTGCATCAATATCCACACGCGCACCGCGAACTCAAAGACAAACACCAGTCCACTAACACCATGAACACAGTTCATAGGTCCGCACTCGTAGATCTTCGAAACAACCCGCCTTGAATAATGTCGGGCTCTACCTACTCCCCCACCCCTCAAAGTTTTGCCATAACCATCTCGTCACACtcgtttattgattattttccttcctGTGATCCCCTCTATTTTCTACGGATGCGTTTAAGTGCCATCGACACCTTTTATGTTCACTTGACTTCACGATATAACATTGTTGCCAagttaatatacaaaaaaattgtatgacGACTTCGCGAGATTTTTTTAACTCGCCATCTCTACAAGTCGATTGCACTTAAGCGCTTCTGTCTACTTCTCCAATGTCAAGCACAGAAACGCCCTCACACTCACCAAAACAAGcactaactttttttaaaaaattgatatctGGGTATCAGTCCCTTTATCCCCtccccacctctctctctctctcctccctttCATTTCAGTTAATTTATCTCTGTTTTTCAATCTCAGTTGATGTCACCACTTTTTCTGTCTCCATTCTCACATCTATTCGCTTTTGATGTTTGTCTGTTTTTGGTTTACAAGGAATATCTTGGGCTATCTTTTCCCGTTTTGTAATCTCTCTGATGCACTTTGGTACAATATTTTTGACTCATTTGTTCTCTTGGTTCTCTTTTACTTGCCTCTCTCATTCAAGAAATCTTTACattcaaagaaattaaagtcATCGTAACAGATTAGTTCgaatataaattaaatatatatttccacacaatcaacaaaaatattttaaagaaagcaattgaaataaataaaagtactTAAACAGAAACACAATACGTTTTTATACACGATCAATgcggaaaataaatattaacaaaacaaaatgggaGTCACTCgataaacaaaacaagaaaatcatgatgaaaatttgcaataaataaagataaaaacagaaaaaataagttattatcaatgaatcacaaatgcctattttaatgcatgtatatatagATTATACGCCTCAATTATATACAGTTCAGAGCATGACAGAACTTGAACGATCTTTAGAATACATATAAACAGTGTATTAACATGATCCGATCAATGCGGgttcgaaaaaaaatattacttagGTCACTTAATTCCAAGAACTTAAGTGACCTAAAAGATAGACATATGTATACTTCTAATAATGATAGACAGCCGTATCGTAGTGCGTGTATCTTTCAGCAATGTAAATTTAATAAAACCCATTAgctgaaatcaactttttgggAAATGAGAAAAACATTCAATTCTAATTGaataatttatgcattttaccGTGTTCCtacaaatggaaaaataaaaaggggtcatcacaaaaaaattatgacttaTACAAAACTGTTGTACGTTATATCCTGCAGATCAATATTAAGACAAAGCCATATTCTCCAAGGAGTCAAAAGTTTGTTGGTGATTGCACTTCGAACCTGATACAAAAGAATaacaaatttgattaaaagtaTTAGAGAAAATTCAACGTTCGTAAAGACGAAGACATGCATTCAGgctttttctttcatcttaaAATACAGGGCAACTGCAGTATATttagggaaagaaaataattatttgcttCAATCTATAAAATGACAATGAAGATACTCCATTACGTACTTgcaaaaaatcatgattatttgaaTGACATGATTGATGAAACATACATTTTATTGCATCTGAACCTTTCGAATTTCAAGGgtttatatttgaaaatttaattttgcagGAAGGACAATTCCCATTAGTAGGAGTAGGGTAAACTGTAAACGCATCAGTCactaatttttaattttagcttaatgtaaaaagaaaatagcaCACCGCATCTTGCTACTGTTGATAACTCACCTCGATTATTTTCTGCATGTCTAGTCATCtgaaaataaagggggaaagaaaagaaaataaatcagaaATCAAGAACGAGTGTACATCAAGCATAACAGATGAAATAAGAATTGATGAGAAAGATTTTCGTCCTACAGTGTTAATATTGTTTTCGTTATTTCGTTCTTCATATCTATATCTTTACAGGACACTCCATTGTCTGACATTGGGAGGCCAAGGTGAGATTTGTAGATTATGTTTGATAGATGCCCatatattatcatgattgtaTGGATTCAAAGTGTTGTGTTTGTTTACAATAGTGTTTTTAATAGGCTAAGAAAAATCACCTTCACTTGAGTTGTTAGGATCGTTCGTACCACCTTCGGTGCAAATGGAATCAGAAACACCATCACTACAAGTGCCAGTGCCAGCATCTCCACCTGGGGCATTTGCGGCACCACCAGCGGCTCCAGCGGGGACGAAACCGGGAGTTCCAGCAGGTGCAAATCCAGGAACTACTCCAGATGTTCCTCCAGGTGCTCCACCAGGTGCTCCGCCAGGTGCTCTTGGCAAAGCACTACCCACACTAGGGGCATATGGTCGACTTGGAGCATTGGCACGGCGGCGACCACCAGGGGCAGAATATCCAGGACTAGGGGCGAATGATCCAGAGGAAGGAGCAGCTGCAGGGTTTGAAGCACGAGGTAGGGATGGGGCACGGGGAGGTGCACGTGGTCTGCCTGGAGCACGTGCAACTCCTACACTTCCACGTGAAGATGGAACACCAGATGCCGTACCAGGAACACCAGCAACTGTCGCAGTTCCGGCCCCAGCATTCCCACCTGCGCCGTCAGCGCCATCAAAACCATCGGCGCCGTCAACTCCTTCTATACCATCAGCACCCTCTGCACCATCAAATCCTTCGTAATCGTAAGCCTCTTCACTACTGCCACTGCCATCTCCGCCGCCACTTCCGCTTCCTGCACCAGCACCTGCACCGTCACCTGCGCCGGCTCCTCCTGCTCCAAAATCTCCATCAAAATCACCACCAGCATCTGCGGCGAAGCCACCACTACCCATTACTCCCGGAGCATAACCAACTCCTGGGATTGGAGCATTAGGTGCAAATGCAGGGCCAGAAGGAGCGGGTGCAGCAGCAGGTCCTGGTGCGGCGGGCCTCGGTGCAGCGGGTCTCGGTGCAGCGGGTCTTGGTGCAGCGGGTCTTGGTGCCGAAGGTGTAGGAGCACGGGCAGGGGGAGCACGGGCTGGAGGTGCACGCGCCGGTGGGGCAGCAGGCGATGGAGCATATCCGGGAGCTGAAGGAGCTGCAGGTGCAGGTGCATACTGAGATGTTGAATCACGTGATCCCGAAGTTCCTCCACCTTGTTCATATTGCGGACCAGATGGGGCTGCATATCCAGGTTGATATCCGGGTGCCACAGGGGCATTTGCAGGTGGGGCAGGGGCTGGGGCTGCAGGGCGTGGGACTGGAGCAGCAGGGCGTGGAACAGGGGCAGCTGGACGTGGAGCAGGAGCTGGAGCCCTTGGATGTGGATAAACAGGCGCATTTGGAGCTGCAGCTTGACCATGACCTCCAACTCCGCCTGCTCCCCCAGATCCACCTGGAGCATAGGGGGCTGATTGTGTCCCCCCTGATGAAGATCGGCAAGATCCGTAGTGAGAAACCGAAACGTCTTGTCCAGTCCTAGATGCTTCTTCTTCCAGCTCACATTCGTTATTGTATGATTTTCCATTAGAGCCACAGACGTTTCTTGTGTCACTCTCATCACAAGAATCCCTTGGAACTGTAAAAAACACAAGACATAAAAAATACGGCATCTTAGAAATTATATAAAGTAACAGCCATTTTCCTAAGTCATACACAAGAAGTATATGATGAACTTTCAAAATAACGCCTTCCTTAAAACATCTCTTTTGGAACCCACTTTACATTTATGCCGCACTTGACAAGCGAATCGCACATAATGCTGTAATccaacatttatgattttaaaacagTATAGTAACACTGATTACAGAAAATAGCagcttatgaaaaaaataagatttcatgGGACGTTTGCAATAATTTTGTCGGCCTGGCTATTCACTAAAATGCATTTATATCTTTATCATAAATGTAAATTTAAATCAAAGGCGATGTATGATATATACTCACTTCTGGGTGCACCAATTGAGACGGCAATAAGAGAGAATAGGAGGGCCAGGATAGCTTGATGTTTTATAATTTCCATGTTGGCACGGTTATGCAGCtttacaaaatgttagaattcGATGCTCAAGCTTTCACTACTTGTGGAGTTTGCTGAAAGCGAAATGGTGAAGAAGAACTATCTCCCCTAATATTTATAGAATCAGCATCTCTGCCATTATTCATTAACTAATGAtgcaacattattattattttttacatgaaaCCCTCAACTACATCAAACCAACAATGACTGAACTTGAGATAATCATAATGTTAATCGGTCTTGGTTGATATCAACACAGTAGCAACCTTAAAACATAGACAATGACTAATATAAAGATTTTTGAGCACATTCTTCGATTTTCCCAGATTATCCTCGACTTATACATTATAGATAAGGAAATAGTTTCTTCGGCATTAAGAAAAGAGTGAGATTAACACTTAGTTTCATTCTTAGAAATGTTTCTTTTTgtggacggggggggggggggttcgggaAGCTCAATGCCGGCAGCTGTATTGTGCAAGTAAAAGTGCCTCACCACCATGATTCATACTTTGTCATATTTTGAGAGACGGGATTCCTCTCGCGATATCTGTGGAATCTTAAAATTCTGCAAGAACTCTTACGATTATCAATCATCCAGCTCAGGATAAGACAGCGGCATATCTCGTTAGGATTTGGATTTAGGGTCGGGGTAAACTTAACTCATTACAGTTTGCTTTCAACATTCGACAAAATAGTGTAGTTGCTAAAcaacaaaatttgatgtaatttttcaATATCATTGCTTTTTTATATTGACAACTATAATAATGAGTGCGTATGCCTACCATTTATTCATAATGATCTTCTTGTGAGAGGGGAAAGTGCATCTTTTTATTATCAACAACCGTCAAGGTATCTGGATTATTCGTTAATTACTCTAATGCAGGATCATGGAAAATGTTTTGTTGTGTTTTCATATTGATGTATCGCGatcattttcatatcaattGTCCACCATATGACCTTAATTTGTAGgaattgaataaattatttctcctctaaagttattttttaacattgtttatcttaaaaaaaaggttg
It includes:
- the LOC121412135 gene encoding collagen alpha-1(I) chain-like produces the protein MVQRRAARFVCNDYGQHSSVSDMVRDLDWDLLEHRREAARLVLMKQIQCVPRDSCDLGKPGAACGADRQSWGGGAPARAPAPGHAPGYPPARAPAPGYPGNQPPRAPTPGHPGYQPPRAPAPGPYPSAPNAPPPQQPHAPSAPAHAPGVPYAPGYQPNSPQYYPNAPSPPNHGPHAPGMPGFAPGAPGGSGPFTQDGNGAGGSSDQQSDAQAPRAPAPPMPRAPTYVPAAPRPQPPRAPAYAPVAPRPAAPVPAAPAAPVVPETRFAPVSPSDGGDGGDGGDVGDYDGEVDADYGDYEGEGSSGSDESSGSGEDYYNYGSGDIDGADGVDGADAGDGTGGADGAGGDGGTDGAVGADGIGGSRGGARAPRPGSPRAPGNPRAPGSPRAPGSPRAPGRPRAPTGPHVSGRPYAPGPRPSAPRAPVGPFAPAPGPHAPVPRSGVPVGGPRAPSTRPRAPAGGPRAPLPGPRAHRPNAPGQRIPVPHAPTRPYAPGGPAGPGAPGGGPGYAPSGGSCNHDPSGQACSGGVSGKR
- the LOC121412279 gene encoding collagen alpha-1(I) chain-like; its protein translation is MEIIKHQAILALLFSLIAVSIGAPRIPRDSCDESDTRNVCGSNGKSYNNECELEEEASRTGQDVSVSHYGSCRSSSGGTQSAPYAPGGSGGAGGVGGHGQAAAPNAPVYPHPRAPAPAPRPAAPVPRPAAPVPRPAAPAPAPPANAPVAPGYQPGYAAPSGPQYEQGGGTSGSRDSTSQYAPAPAAPSAPGYAPSPAAPPARAPPARAPPARAPTPSAPRPAAPRPAAPRPAAPRPAAPGPAAAPAPSGPAFAPNAPIPGVGYAPGVMGSGGFAADAGGDFDGDFGAGGAGAGDGAGAGAGSGSGGGDGSGSSEEAYDYEGFDGAEGADGIEGVDGADGFDGADGAGGNAGAGTATVAGVPGTASGVPSSRGSVGVARAPGRPRAPPRAPSLPRASNPAAAPSSGSFAPSPGYSAPGGRRRANAPSRPYAPSVGSALPRAPGGAPGGAPGGTSGVVPGFAPAGTPGFVPAGAAGGAANAPGGDAGTGTCSDGVSDSICTEGGTNDPNNSSEDD